The genomic region TAATTTTCAACTGCTTTGGCCTCGTTACTCGGCGAGGTTCCACCACTCTGCCACTAGGAGCGCTGAGCTGGGAAGGTGAAAACAACCCACTTTCTAGTTCAAGTTTTTGAGAAATCAAATTTGTTTACGATGCCAGATGGGAGTGACTATGCATAAACTCATCAACCTAAATCCTCCTGTCTAGCACCTGTATCCTATACCGCTATCATATTTAGGTAATTTCTGTTAGCTGTGGGCTGTTATCATATCTACCTTCATCATGACAACCTATGCTTCATTTTTCAGTAGGCCAGTTTTAAGTCTCTTTTAGTTTAGGTACATATCCCTCTATCATGTTGCATGGCGATGGTGTCCTTAGCTTCATAGCTCTCTTAGTAGTAGCGTCCTTCATCATGGCATTAACTACACAAATAAGTTTTGATTTCCCAAATAAGATCTTGTCACGTATTTTTATGCAAGTGTCTCACTCACTGGACAACTGTGGACAGATGTGGATGAAACTTCCTCCACCCCACCCACTCCATTAATCACCTCCATAACTCGTAACGTTTTTCTCCACAGACCGACAATACGAGCACGTCTAACTCCACCCTCACCAACAATACCGCCACCGTGCTCAACATCCTTCAAAACGTTACGTCCAAGGCTAACCAATCGTCCAACCTTAACAAACGCAGTCACACCGAGTTCTTCCTCATTAATTACCGTCTCGGTCAGGATGCAAAACACGCCTCGGCGGCCGCGACGGCTACCACACCACCTGTTGATGGCGGGTCCATGGTAAGGCAGAGAACTGTAAGTCATACACAGAGCAACTCCGGCCCAACGGacattggcgactttgtgtaacttaatctggcccacctggATCTTGGTCTTGTGTTTCTCTagtatttatacatgtagttgttatgACAAAATCCAAAGCATTGAGACTTGACCAATTCAACCTCTTGCTCACTCAGACGAGTATTTTCTGACTTGGAGCACGGATGAAATTGGAAATTAGAAAAATAGGTACTCTTGTAAGTGGTAATCTTTTCTCAACTTCCAAAGAAGTAATCTTTTAAGAATTAAATTTGTGATGGAGATTGCATCATGATTTATAACTAAGCTTCTCATCTTTCAGACCCTGACCGTAGAAGATACTGTGCCAACTCTGAAGTTCTCACCTTTCAACGAAAAACCGGAAGTGACCGCAGAGAGGAAGAGTATTATCAGCAAGGAGTATAGTCGTCATGGTCACATGTCTCAATGATGTCACAGTCATGTTTTGATGCCGATGTCGCTGGCCTTTTTAGGTGAACTACGTGGATCATATTACTTAACggcaacatgatggtttaagccaACAAATGTACAAGAAGTGTCGATCTGAACATTCTATCTATAAGACAGTATTGCTGTATTTGAACTTTCAAGATGATTTCGGATTTACTAGCAGAAGCAGTTGTGTGATCTAGGTTTATTTTGCCAACGTTTGGTGCCAAATAGCTAGATACAAGAGGTAGTGATAGTTATAAACAATTGTCAGAAATGATATTCATAGTAGGCAGGCTGAAAAAAGTCTGTATGTTTTATGGCTTCGTTGTGGAAGCTTGATCAGTTACTGTAGATGCTTGTTCATATAACCTTTGTCTAAAAGCGTTGATGTACCGGACGTTTTGGACTCTTTTGAAATGCATACACTACATATTCAGCAGCACTTGAAAATTGTTATGCACCAGTAAAGTCCTTATCCATCAGCACCTTTCTTTGCTGCCGAATTCTCAAAATTTAAGCAGTTGAGTAAACTCCTGGTTATGGCAACATCACCTCcatgaaacattgaaatagcgTGCAGAGAAAAACCTTGtacagggtagcccaaaaaAGAGTCCTATAGCAAGAAATTAGGACAGGACATATTTTTGAGATGCCCTGTATTGTAAATAAAAGAATAAGAGTGATATTTGCATTAAATATTTTGTTACTTTGTTAAATAAAAGAAATGTTACAAATCTGATatcaaatatttgtttcttttgCCCTGATGCAATCGTCTCGGGGCGATTCTCTGAAGGCTGCTAAGATCTGATCAGGTAACCTCCTGTTCCCCTCCTGACATCATTAAAGACGGAGAACAGAGATCTAGGAGACTCTTTCTTATTCTCGCCATCCGTTTCAGAACTGTCCAAAACGTGAAATGTTCATTTGATTGGTCATTCACATGTGGGACACATCACCGAGACAAATCCAGCAAGAATATCTTTCAAATGTCCAAACATTTCTGTCTCTGTCTCGAATATTCCATCAGACATATCCTAGCATCCTGTTCCCTGTCCCTCTATCATCTTGGTTTGGCCTTTTTCATCTGCAAAAAGGATGCAAAAAACCATTACTGTAAAGCGTTTTGACTTGTATTCATGACATCATTCAGCTTAAGGACAACCCTGGCAGTTAGGTGTCACATTAATGCTAAACAATCCAATGCAAGAAGGTAAATTTAAAAAGTCACAACCCAACATTATCAAATGACCAGCTGGAAGGTCATGCAACCGAATATATAGCCAGCTGGAAGAGGGAACTAACAGGATCCATAACCAACTGGAAGAGTGGTCTCGATTGGCTACTTACGGCTTCCCCGAAACAGTTCTTCAGAGCTTCAAACTCTTTCCCGCATTCGTGCTTCTGCACATCACTTGACTTTGTCACAACGCACCTGGCATATCCTGTGATCTGAAAAAAGAAGGAGGCATTTGACCTTGGGTAGGACATTTCACTTCAATTGATAAAAAGCTGCCACTTTCAATTGGAATGCCAATCCCTTTTTCTCTTGCCTTGGGCTCCAGGAACGAGTTTACTATCCCCGATCACGGCCCAAAAGGTCATCAATGGGCTCCACACGTGACACCGGCATAGGCCTATGGTATTGATGACAAAAACTGAGCTCACAACCTTGATTTGCTGGCGCCATGGCGAAGACCAACGGTATCTCTGGTTCTTCATCCACTCCCCAAGAATGTTGACTGGTAGCAACCCACCTGGCACCAGGAGACAAACAGGCGTAGGCCTATGGATCAAGATTTGGACATGAAGGTGAGGCCTTTTTTGGGGTCACCCTGTGACCTGTCACTGTCCGCACATTTCATGTCTGTGGAATTAATTACCTGGGGCTGACACTCAGCTAAATACGTTGGGAAACTTCTAAGTTTATTTCTGGCGTTCCTCGTGGCTGAAACACCGCGATCCATGCGTCTGAAAACgatattttggtgataaaatAAGAGTGGTGAGGAATTTTtatttgtcaatgtcataaatCGTTACACTCTCCTGGTCGCTTTTATATACACACGTGACATTCTTACATAGTCAGTCTCCGATAACGGCGATAACgctgatcaccattgacgaggCTTGGAGAATGCGATttatttttcacaccaggtgacgccattttgtttcccatatttggtaTAATTTATGCCGCAGCGTCATTGCATGTAGGATTTTACGTAGATCGACATatgtctgcagactgggggttttctcatgagtcaatagaatctgaggtctggaattaggggaccatatcagcagttgctttcagccaacttctgtattaaaattaagatctggaattaggggaccatctcaacagttgccatgtgattttcacactaaaaaataagaggccatttcaggtatatgcgaaacggtagaacaaaaattatctaggccgttgtgcaaacaggctttgcgatacaccacgagttggggtgtaggcctaaattcctttaactgtgaaccaagtgcatccactggcacgctacatgtatgtgtgactcgcacggatttagcacgtagggcctacatgatgctaatcagctaggatgtatcttgtgaccaggactgtagtaataaacatttgcctgaaaacatttatatttggcctaacaacacctgtttagaatgtcaaagaggccggtattttcacttaacatcaagagacagaggagaactgtcaaggtgggtgtttgatatacaatggttttctgttccctgagtttcttcattctgttatcttcaattatatttacccatgtcattcagcactttttatcatgaaatgctgcctttgaaacgaacccaaccttgccggccaatcaaccaggcgcacgaggcacaacaggccgatacaatatacatgttctgtattaagtacgtcatctgtcatgcacacccaaaaaaaatcttcctgcaagatgattcacaggtaattcaaatataaaacaaactttgaaaaaaagttggcgcaaagcaactactgataaaccttagattctattgactcatgagaaaacccccagtctgcagactgCGGCATGCATTTTTTGCCCGCTGAAATTCTTACATAGGCCTACGCAGTTAGATTTCGCATTGGATTTGAAGACACAACTTTGCTGTTTCCAGATAGGCCTAAGCTAAAATGACTGAGGCATGGTATATGGATGACTCATTGGAAGATCAGCGTCTTCCGCACCGACTGGACCCCCCACAACCCGTCTCATATGATGGTTTGAAGAAGATCGGAGTGCTATATTGGAAGGTTAGTAGAGAGTTACATTGTCATTAGTACTACGGGTCCGCTCTCTAGATACATGGGCACATTGATctttttcgaagaagtttgtttgtgcgctgaccagtcatgcgtttctcCTGGAACGAAGGGTCACCGTGGCTTAAGGCAGTGTCAAAAGTCGGCTTACACCCTCTATAAAATCATCTTCTCCTCAGTTGAACCCGAAAACATTCAAGGAGGATGGGACGTTGGACAAGATCAGGAAAGACCGAGGTTACACGTATGAAGACTGCATCGAGTGTCACCCGGAGAAAATGGAAAACTACGACGCCAAGGTTTGTGAGTTTCTTGCTGCAAATCTAACTTTAAGTAAACATTGGTGTTATGACCGCTGGATTTAATGGTGTGGGAGACAACAATGAGAGAAGTTTTAAAAACTCATTAACCTCCCATCCCTTTAGTCGAGTGAATTTGAATATGATTGaaaaaatgtaaatatcattgCTGTTCCTTTCCAGTTGAAGATGTTCTTTGAAGAGCATCTCCACACAGACGAGGAGATCCGTTTCATTGCTGATGGCAGCGGATACTTTGATGTCCGAGATGCTGACAATCGATGGATCCGCATCAAATGTTGTCCTGGGGATTTGATCATCTTGCCCGCTGGAATTTATCATCGGTTCACACTTGATGAGAAGGTAAGttgtcaatagcattccgcgacgttactatttatagctcacaaggtcatttgaataagatattgatgacgttttagtcacgtgacagtcggacatcgacacttatttctacgcatttgagcttatttcaaagtcaattatctttgaccctgcattgtttttagcatgaatgataccatagagtcagagagagaaatattcaaaacaattatggagtatttccaacactcggacatgtgccagattgaatctaactgcccaagttagaaagcctgaatccattacgaaaccgcatgtttgtccgacattgcctgtaattcagcgatggggaaatagagggcagcagctgcagtcaTTATCGCGGAAAGCTATTTGTAGTCGAAGGTCGCAGCACTGTGCCGAAAGTTTTTTACTCCGGGGAAATTAAATCATGTTTAGCATCTCTGTATTTTTGATTCTCATTCACATTATGCAATACATTTACTCGATATTTTCCGTGGTTTCCAGGACTACATCAAAGCGATGAGATTGTTCATCGGGGAACCAGTCTGGAAGGCTCACAACCGTCCCGCTGACGATATGGAGTGCAGAAAACAATACGTCAAGGATCTC from Lineus longissimus chromosome 19, tnLinLong1.2, whole genome shotgun sequence harbors:
- the LOC135503476 gene encoding acireductone dioxygenase-like, translating into MTEAWYMDDSLEDQRLPHRLDPPQPVSYDGLKKIGVLYWKLNPKTFKEDGTLDKIRKDRGYTYEDCIECHPEKMENYDAKLKMFFEEHLHTDEEIRFIADGSGYFDVRDADNRWIRIKCCPGDLIILPAGIYHRFTLDEKDYIKAMRLFIGEPVWKAHNRPADDMECRKQYVKDLQSTES